One genomic region from Spirochaetota bacterium encodes:
- a CDS encoding sugar phosphate isomerase/epimerase — protein MLHIGMWTSYFIDLSPEDMVTTFARKGWYHLELSDEHGKALLDRGTSPEATGRSFRKYAADHNVVFPQGHLWLTCNITADDGGKTLDALKRWLDLFNAIGITAAVLHPAGGPMSKPGTTPEGFSEKNIAALRILTDHIAGTPLKISLENGGSAEPLLAMINAVGDNNLGICLDTGHLNLFKGDPAEFIRKAGKHLTALHIADNEGQNDQHLMPFGRGKVPWKSFIDAVKQIGYQGLFNLEIPGENMCPITVRLMKLDYIRQTMAYMMNGMD, from the coding sequence ATGCTTCACATCGGGATGTGGACGAGCTATTTCATCGATCTTTCACCGGAGGACATGGTCACGACATTCGCGAGGAAGGGCTGGTATCATCTGGAGCTTTCCGACGAGCATGGGAAAGCGCTCCTCGACCGGGGAACTTCGCCCGAGGCGACAGGGCGATCCTTCAGAAAATATGCTGCTGACCACAACGTCGTGTTCCCGCAGGGGCATTTGTGGCTTACCTGCAACATAACGGCGGACGACGGCGGGAAAACGCTTGATGCGCTGAAACGATGGCTCGATCTTTTCAATGCTATAGGCATTACCGCAGCAGTGCTTCATCCTGCCGGCGGTCCGATGTCGAAGCCCGGCACGACACCCGAAGGCTTTTCGGAAAAGAACATTGCCGCACTGAGGATATTGACCGATCACATTGCGGGAACTCCGTTGAAGATCTCGCTTGAGAACGGAGGCTCGGCAGAGCCGCTTCTCGCGATGATCAATGCCGTGGGTGATAATAATCTGGGAATATGTCTCGATACGGGGCATCTGAACCTGTTCAAGGGTGATCCGGCGGAATTCATCAGAAAAGCAGGGAAGCATCTTACCGCGCTGCACATCGCCGACAATGAAGGTCAGAACGATCAGCATCTCATGCCGTTCGGGCGCGGGAAAGTGCCGTGGAAATCATTCATAGATGCCGTAAAGCAGATAGGGTATCAGGGACTGTTCAATCTCGAAATTCCCGGAGAGAATATGTGCCCCATTACGGTACGGCTTATGAAGCTTGATTACATACGGCAGACAATGGCCTACATGATGAACGGAAT